The genomic window AACGATGCCATCATCCCCACAGGCATCCGCCTGCATGCGGGGCTGGTGGAGGCGCATCTGAGCGCCTGACCACCCACGGACAGGTGGTGTGTCCGAATTTGCGGTTTCTATGTCATTCAAGACATGATGGATCGGGCCTATTCTTCTCCCATCACCCCCTGACGGGGCGTATCGGAGAAGAAAATGAGCACGCAGAATTCCAAGGGTACGGCACTGGTTACGGGCGCTTCCGCCGGCATCGGCGCCACTTATGCCGAGCGTCTGGCCCGCCGCGGTTATGATCTGATCCTGGTGGCGCGCGATGCCGCCCGGCTGGAAGCGCTGGCCCTGCGCCTGCGCACGCAAACGGGCCGCACCGTTGATGTCTTGCCCGCCGATCTGGGCAGTGCTGCCGGGCAGGATATCGTCGCCAACCGGCTGGTCAGCGATGGGGCCATCACCCTGATCGTCAATAATGCCGGCCTGGGCCCTAACGGTCCGGCATTGTCCAGCGCCCCCACCGCCTATGACGCCATGCTGGCTCTCAACGTGGCGGCGGTACAACGCCTGACCCTGACGGCGGCCCATGTCTTCGCGGCAAAGGGCGCCGGGACCATTATCAATATCGCGTCCGCCGTTGCCTTGCTGCCGGAACGGTTCAACGGCCCCTATGTGGCGACCAAGGCCTTCGTCCTGGCCCTGACACAGGCCCTGGCCGCTGAACTGTCCGGCAAGGGCGTGACCTTCCAGGCGGTGCTGCCTGGTTACACCAGGACGGAGATTTTCGAACGTGCCGGCATCGACCCGTCTGTTCTGCCGCAGGATATGGTGATGGAAGTGGGCGATCTGGTAGATGCCGCCCTTTCCGGTCTGGATCAGGGTGAGTTGGTGACCATCCCCTCACTGCCTGACTCCGCCGACTGGCAGGCGCTGGAGGCCGCGCGAATGAAGATCGCCGGCAATGCGTCCCGCAACAAGCCGGCGGCCCGGTTCGGTGTAGCGTAACCTCACGCCGTTCCCACATGGCGTTCATGATCGGCCAGCCGTCGCATCACCTGCGGTGGCTGGCCGAAGCTGCGCAGGAAGGCGCGGCGCATGCGTTCGCGGTCGGCAAAACCGGTTTCGCGGGCGATCACGTCCATCGGGTGGCGGCCTTCCTCCATCATGGCCCGCGCCACCTCCAGCCGCAGATGTTCCACGGCTTTGGCGGGGGACTGCCCCGTCTCCTGCCGGAACACGCGGCTGAACTGCCGGGGCGACAGGCTGGCCGCCTCTGCCAGTTCCTCCACAGACAGCTCGTTGCGTAGATTCTCTTTGGCATAGGTCAGGGCGCGGCGCACCCGGTCCGACTTCGGCTCCAGTTCCAGCAGGGTAGAGAATTGCGATTGTCCGCCGGGCCGGCGCAGATAGACCACCATGGCTCGCGCCACCGACCGCGCCATCTCCCGACCCAGGTCCTCCTCCAGCAGGGCCAGGGCAAGGTCGATGCCCGCACTCATCCCGGCAGAGGTCCAGAGATTGCCGTCCTGGATGAATATCCGGTCCTCCTCCACCCGCACTTTGGGAAA from Niveispirillum cyanobacteriorum includes these protein-coding regions:
- a CDS encoding SDR family NAD(P)-dependent oxidoreductase, with product MSTQNSKGTALVTGASAGIGATYAERLARRGYDLILVARDAARLEALALRLRTQTGRTVDVLPADLGSAAGQDIVANRLVSDGAITLIVNNAGLGPNGPALSSAPTAYDAMLALNVAAVQRLTLTAAHVFAAKGAGTIINIASAVALLPERFNGPYVATKAFVLALTQALAAELSGKGVTFQAVLPGYTRTEIFERAGIDPSVLPQDMVMEVGDLVDAALSGLDQGELVTIPSLPDSADWQALEAARMKIAGNASRNKPAARFGVA
- a CDS encoding GlxA family transcriptional regulator encodes the protein MRSVGFLVFDGFQVMGLAALSVFELANLLSGQAHYDIHMLSDTGGRVRNSLGFGIETAAVGDVFHDTTITTGSLLAKPAPSALLDYLRTASTRSRRVAGICTGAFLLAEAGLLDGRRATTHWGHARSLATRFPKVRVEEDRIFIQDGNLWTSAGMSAGIDLALALLEEDLGREMARSVARAMVVYLRRPGGQSQFSTLLELEPKSDRVRRALTYAKENLRNELSVEELAEAASLSPRQFSRVFRQETGQSPAKAVEHLRLEVARAMMEEGRHPMDVIARETGFADRERMRRAFLRSFGQPPQVMRRLADHERHVGTA